The genomic region TCGACCGCCCGGGCTGTTACGTCGAACCGACAATCATCCTCGCCAACACCGTCCACGACACCTTGCTCAACGAAGAGACCTTCGGCCCGATCGCCACGTTCCTCCCCTACGACACCGAAGAAGAACTCTTGTCGCTGATGAACAGCACGCCGTATGGCTTGAGCGCCAGCCTCTGGACCAACGACCTGGGCAAAGCCCTGCGCATGGTGCCGGCCATCGAAGCCGGAACGGTGTGGGTGAACATGCACACCCTGTTGGATCCAGCGGTGCCGTTTGGCGGCAGTAAATCCTCCGGGGTGGGCCGCGAGTTCGGTAGCGCTTTCATTGACGATTACACCGAGCTGAAATCGGTGATGATTCGTTACTAATAAACTCTCAAAATGGATCCAAAAAATAAGAATCGCCCGATAATCGCCCAAAATATAGCCATTTAAAGATTGACTCTCTACTAAATCTCCAACCTAATGGATCCAATAAATAACAATAAACCGTTGCCTGGAGAGTCGTCATGTACCCCAAGAACACTTGGTATGTTGCCTGCACCCCCGATGAAATCGCGCAAAAGCCGCTGGGCCGGCAGATCTGCGGTGAAAAGATGGTGTTTTACCTTGGCCAGGAAGGTGCAGTGATGGCTGTCGAGGACTTCTGCCCTCACCGCGGTGCGCCTCTGTCGCTGGGTTATGTCGAAAACGGCAACCTGGTCTGCGGCTATCACGGTCTGGTCATGGGGGGCGACGGCAAGACCGTGGCCATGCCTGGCCAGCGGGTACGGGGCTTTCCCTGCAACAAGACTTTTGCCGCCGTGGAGCGCTACGGCTTTATCTGGGTCTGGCCAGGGGATCAGGCCCTGGCCGACCCGGCACTGATCCCTCATCTGGAGTGGGCCGTGAGCGACCAGTGGGCCTATGGCGGCGGCCTGTTTGAAATCCAGTGCGATTACCGCCTGATGATCGACAACCTGATGGACCTGACCCACGAAACCTACGTCCACGCCTCCAGCATCGGCCAGAAGGAAATCGACGAGGCACCGCCCGTGACCACGGTCGATGGCGACGAAGTGGTGACTGCGCGGTACATGGAAAACATCATGGCCCCACCGTTCTGGCGCATGGCCCTGCGCGGCAATCATCTGGCCGATGACGTACCGGTGGACCGCTGGCAGATCTGCCGCTTCACGCCGCCCAGCCATGTGCTGATCGAAGTCGGCGTGGCCCATGCCGGCAAAGGCGGCTACCACGCAGCCCCCGAGCACAAGGCGGCGAGCATCGTGGTTGACTTCATCACCCCGCAGACCGAGACGTCGATCTGGTATTTCTGGGGCATGGCGCGCAGCTTC from Pseudomonas asplenii harbors:
- a CDS encoding aromatic ring-hydroxylating oxygenase subunit alpha translates to MYPKNTWYVACTPDEIAQKPLGRQICGEKMVFYLGQEGAVMAVEDFCPHRGAPLSLGYVENGNLVCGYHGLVMGGDGKTVAMPGQRVRGFPCNKTFAAVERYGFIWVWPGDQALADPALIPHLEWAVSDQWAYGGGLFEIQCDYRLMIDNLMDLTHETYVHASSIGQKEIDEAPPVTTVDGDEVVTARYMENIMAPPFWRMALRGNHLADDVPVDRWQICRFTPPSHVLIEVGVAHAGKGGYHAAPEHKAASIVVDFITPQTETSIWYFWGMARSFNPHDQALTESIREGQGKIFSEDLEMLERQQQNLLAHPTRNLLKLNIDAGGVQSRKVLERLIARERGLEVQANGTTNA